The genomic segment CCTTCGCGCGGGCGTGGGTGCGGAAGGAGGCGTACCTCAAGGGGCTGGGCATCGGTCTCGGCCGCGATCCCTCGGCGGACTACGTGGGGACCGGTGAGGCGCCCCCGCCGGGCCCGGCGGGCTGGTCGATCGCCGACGTGGCCGTGGGGGAGAACCGCGCCGCCGCGGTCGCCGTCGCCGACCCGGACGCGGTGGCCTCCGTGGCCACGGAGGCCACCGCGCACTGAACCGGCCGGGCCGCGCGCGGCGTCCGGACTTCTCAGCACAGCGATCCTGGACGGCGCGGCCAGGGCCTTCGACGTCGCGGGCTTCCAGGGGACGAGTCTGAGCGACATCCTCAAGGAGGCCGGGGTGACGAAGGGGGCGCTCTACTTCCACTTCGCGTCGAAGGAAGCGCTCCGCGAGGCCCTCGTCGCCGAGCAGTTCGCCGTCTGGAGCCCGTTCCGGAACGGGCCGGACCCCGGCGTCCAGACGGTGATCGACCTGCTCCACGGCATGGCGAAGAGCCTGCGGGAGAACGAGCGGGTCCGCGCCGGCATCCGGCTGGTGGTCGAGCAGAGCACGCAGAAGGGCGCCAACCCCGCGCCGTACCTCACCTGGATCGACCTCTTCCGCAACTGCCTCACGCAGGCGCAGGGCCGGGGTGACGTCAAACCCGAGGTCGATGTGGACTCGGTGGCGAAGTTCATCGTCGGGTGCTGGACCGGACTCCAGCTCACGTCGGACGTGCTCACCGGACGGCAGGACCTGACCCGGCGCACCTCGGACATGTGGAACCTGCTGCTGCCGGCCCTCGTTCCACCGCGCCGGATGAAGCGCTTCCTGCCGGACGGCAGTCCTGAGGTCCTCGCGACGGCCGCAGCGCCCACCGCCGGATCGGCGCCGGCAGGTACGTCCCGCCCTCGACCGTGAGCCGTCGGAGGTGCCCGGCACGGCCGGTTCCCGTGCAGCCCATGGGGCCGAAAGCCTTGGCGGGGAAGGGGCCGGCGGGTCAGGATGGCGATCATGAACAGTGACCTCTTCGCGGCCGAGAACATGGCCAAGCCGGCCACCGAGCCCGGTATGACCCTGGAGAACGCCAAGTCCGTCAAGTACGCGGTGAACGGCGAGTGTTACGCCCGCCAGGGGGCGATGATCGCCTTCCGCGGCAACCTCCAGTTCGAGGTGAAGGGCCAGGGCGTCGGCAAGTTCCTCAAGCGCGCCTTCACCGGGGAGGGACTGCCCCTGATGTCCGTGCG from the Streptomyces sp. RKAG293 genome contains:
- a CDS encoding ScbR family autoregulator-binding transcription factor, with protein sequence MDGAARAFDVAGFQGTSLSDILKEAGVTKGALYFHFASKEALREALVAEQFAVWSPFRNGPDPGVQTVIDLLHGMAKSLRENERVRAGIRLVVEQSTQKGANPAPYLTWIDLFRNCLTQAQGRGDVKPEVDVDSVAKFIVGCWTGLQLTSDVLTGRQDLTRRTSDMWNLLLPALVPPRRMKRFLPDGSPEVLATAAAPTAGSAPAGTSRPRP